DNA from Marinagarivorans cellulosilyticus:
AGCAATTAGCCACTGGCGACTTGAGCCAAAAAATCGACCAACTCGACCTCTCGTTCTTTTTGCCAGCAGGTAATCAATGGCGGCTATTAGGCCGCAGTTTTTATGACATTGATGAGCAACGGGAACTTGAGACCTTTATCGGCTTCGAATACGACTCGTGTTGCTACCGCATACGCACTGTTGCCCGTCGCTGGCTCGATGCGCAGCTCGCATTAACCGAAGATGACCGCCCTTACGACCAAGGCCTCTTTTTTGAAATTGAGCTTCTCGGCTTAGGTAGCTCTGGCAAACGTATCGAAAACCTCTTAAAAGACAGTATTTTTGGTTACGACCAAGATCGCTAAACCATTTGGATTCATTATGAAAAACCGCATTAAAACGTTGCTTTGCGCCCTTGTACTTTGCGCTACCAGCACGCAAGCCGAACCAAAATTGATTGATAGCATCGCCGCTATTGTCGACAACCAAATTATTCTTGAGTCCAGCCTCAATGAACGCCTTGCAATCATTACCGCGCGCGCACGTGGGTCTCAAATGGGGCTTCCAGATATCGCCACGCTAAAAGAGCAAGTACTTGAGCACTTAATTGTTGAACAACTACAAGTTCAAATGGCTTACCGCTACGGCGTTACCATTGACGATGCCGAGACCAATAACGTCATTAACAACATGATGAGTGAAAACGGACTAAGTGAGGCCCAATTCAGCGCCCAACTTGCGATGGAAGGCTTAACGCTTGCAACCTTGCGCGAGCGTATAGAGCGCGACATGATGATTCAAAACATTCAGCGCGGTTTAGTTTCACAGCGCATTACTGTTTCCGATTTAGAGATTGATAACTTTTTGAAATCGGCCGAAGCGCAATTTTGGTTGTCGCCGGAATATCATTTAGGCCATATTCTCATTGCATTGCCGCAATCGGCTAACGATGCCGATATTCTTGCTGCCAAGGAAAAGGCCGAATCTATATATGAGCAAGCCTCCAAAGGCGCTGTTTTTGCAGAGCTAGCCATTGCCAACTCTAAAGGTCCAAACGCCCTTAAAGGCGGCGATCTAGGTTTTCGCAAAACAAGCGACCTTCCCAGCTTGTTCGCGCAAATAGCGCCAGAGCTAAAAATTGGTGGGGTATCTAAACCCGCTCGCAGTGCGGCCGGCTTTCACATTATCAAGCTTTATGAAAAACGCGGTGAAGAGTCGCAAGTTATTAAGCAATCTCTCGCTCGCCATATTCTTATTAAGCCTTCAGCCATCCTTACCGACGAACAGGCGCAGGCGAAGCTCAGCAAAATACGCCAGCAAATTGTAGACGGAGCCGATTTTGCCAAACTCGCCAAAGAGCACTCCGAAGATATCGGCTCAATGCTTGCTGGCGGTGATTTGGGCTGGTCTAGTCCCGGCCAATTTGTCCCTGCCTTTGAAAAAGCCATGGCAGAAACACCCCTTGGTGAAATATCCGAACCGTTTCGCAGCCGCTTTGGCTGGCACATATTGCAAGTACAAGAGCAGCGCGACGAAGACATGACCGACGCCGTAATTCGCAACAAAGCCCGCAATATATTGACCAACCGCCGCTTTGAAGACGAATTGCAAGTTTGGCTGCGCGAACTGCGCGACGAAGCCTTTGTTGAAATTAAAACCGAGGCGCAAGGTTAGTGATTGCAGTAACCCCCGGTGAACCCGCAGGTATTGGCCCCGAGTTGGTTTGTCGCTATGCCAGCGAAAACAGCACGCCCTTAGTGGCCATAGCCAGCCAAGCATTACTTGAAAGCACCTGCCAGGCGCTTGATATAGACTTAGTATTGGAGCCTTTTGACCCCACACAAGCGGTTACAAACAAACCGAAAACATTGTACGTCCTAGATGTGCCGCTTGCGGTACCTACGACACCGGGACAGCTAAATGCCAGCAATGCACACTATGTATTGCGAACACTGGAGATCGCCACCGATTATTGCCTTGATGGCACTTTCGAGGCCTTGGTGACAGGCCCTGTTCAAAAAAGCGTGATCAACGATGCCGGCATAACCTTTAGCGGCCATACCGAATTTTTGTGTGAGCGCAGCCAGTGTGAGCGCGTAGTAATGATGCTAGCCACCGAAGGGCTGCGCGTTGCACTAGCGACAACTCACTTACCGCTCAAAGATGTACCAAATGCCATCACCGCCGAATTACTCGAATCGATCATTAGCATTTTGCATCACGATTTAGTCAGCCAGTTTGGTATCGCGCAACCACGCATTCTTGTGTGCGGACTTAACCCCCACGCCGGCGAAGGCGGACATATGGGGCGCGAGGAAATCGATGTTATAGAACCGCTACTCACTAAACTACGCAGTCAATACCAGTGGCACCTAACCGGCCCGTTGCCCGCAGACACCCTTTTTACACCCAAACACC
Protein-coding regions in this window:
- a CDS encoding peptidylprolyl isomerase, which produces MKNRIKTLLCALVLCATSTQAEPKLIDSIAAIVDNQIILESSLNERLAIITARARGSQMGLPDIATLKEQVLEHLIVEQLQVQMAYRYGVTIDDAETNNVINNMMSENGLSEAQFSAQLAMEGLTLATLRERIERDMMIQNIQRGLVSQRITVSDLEIDNFLKSAEAQFWLSPEYHLGHILIALPQSANDADILAAKEKAESIYEQASKGAVFAELAIANSKGPNALKGGDLGFRKTSDLPSLFAQIAPELKIGGVSKPARSAAGFHIIKLYEKRGEESQVIKQSLARHILIKPSAILTDEQAQAKLSKIRQQIVDGADFAKLAKEHSEDIGSMLAGGDLGWSSPGQFVPAFEKAMAETPLGEISEPFRSRFGWHILQVQEQRDEDMTDAVIRNKARNILTNRRFEDELQVWLRELRDEAFVEIKTEAQG
- the pdxA gene encoding 4-hydroxythreonine-4-phosphate dehydrogenase PdxA, giving the protein MIAVTPGEPAGIGPELVCRYASENSTPLVAIASQALLESTCQALDIDLVLEPFDPTQAVTNKPKTLYVLDVPLAVPTTPGQLNASNAHYVLRTLEIATDYCLDGTFEALVTGPVQKSVINDAGITFSGHTEFLCERSQCERVVMMLATEGLRVALATTHLPLKDVPNAITAELLESIISILHHDLVSQFGIAQPRILVCGLNPHAGEGGHMGREEIDVIEPLLTKLRSQYQWHLTGPLPADTLFTPKHLKQADAVLAMYHDQGLPVLKYKGFGNAVNITLGLPFIRTSVDHGTALDLAGKGIADLGSLKTAITYAEAMIEATHTQQATST